From Chryseobacterium camelliae:
GCAGGCAGGCCAAGTTCTGGCCGTTGATAATCCTGGGTTACTTTACAGGATTGTAACAACCCGCAAACGACAATGACTGTTAAACTATATTGTGTGAGTGTTTTCATCTCTCTGGTTTTTATTGATTGATACTTTATCCTGCAACCACTGGAACACCATATACAGAACCGGGATCACAACCACTCCCAGGATCACGCCGCTTAACATTCCTCCGGCGGCACTGATGCTGATGGACTTGTTCCCCATCGCGGTCCCGCCTTTGGCAAACATCAGCGGTATGAGTCCGGCAACAAACGCAAAAGAGGTCATCAGGATCGGACGCAGACGCATTTTCGCCCCTGCTATGCCGGCTTCAAAGACAGACAGTCCTGCTTTGCGCTGCCGGATGGCAAATTCCACAATCAGGATAGCATTTTTAGCCAAAAGCCCTACCAGCATGATCAATGCGATCTGGACATAAATATTATTATCAATGCCGGCTAATCCTGTGGCGATAAAAACCCCTAAAATCCCTGTCGGCAGGGACAGCATTACGGCAAGGGGCAACAGGTAACTTTCATACTGGGCAGATAGCAGGAAGTAAACGAACAGGATGCTCAGCCCGAAAATAAAGATCATCTGCGAACCGGAATTACGCTCCTGCAAGCTGAGACCCCCATATTCATAACTGTAGCCTTTCGGCAGTTCTTTTTGCAGCACCTCATCAATGACGCTCATGACCTTTCCTGTGCTGGCTCCGCCGGCAGCATTTGCATTCACGGAGATGCTGTTGTAGAGGTTATACCGGCTGATTACCTGAGGCCCGTAGACTTTTTTAAGGCTGACCAGTGTAGAAACCGGAACCATCTTATTGTCGCGGTTGCGGATCATAATGTTGTCCAGAGAAGCTTCGTTTTTTCTAAATTCCGCTTCAGACCTTACGTTGACACGGTATAATCTTCCAAAACGGATAAAATCTGTCGTTTGGGAACCGGTCAGGTACAGCTGCATTACATCCATGATTTCTTTGGGCGTAAGGCCCAGTTGCTGTGCTTTGTCTTCATCCAGCATCACTTCATACTGCGGGTAATCACTTCGGAAACTGGTGAATGCAGTTCCGATCTCCGGTCTTTTGCTTAAAGCATCGATCACTTTCCTGCTGATCTTTTCAAAATCGGCAATACTTCCTGAAGCCCGGTCCTGAAGCACCAATTCCACACCTCCTGCATTTCCGAATCCTTCTACTGCCGGATTTCTGAAAATCATGAATTCTCCCTTAATTTTTCCTTTTACTGCAGCCTGTATTTTTTCCATCACCTTGTTCATATCCGATACTTCTCCTCTTTCTTTAGGATTTTTAAGGGTGATAAACCCCATGGCGGAGTTGGGTGAAGCCGCTGAACTGAACAGGTTAAATCCGGAAACAGTGCTGATACTTTTTACTTCGGGCATCCGGCGGACAATTTCCGTCGCTTTTTCCATTTCGCGCGTGATGTATTGCAGGTTGGCACCGGCCTGAAGGTTGACCACGAAAGTGAGGTTATTGTCGTCCTCCTCTGGTATAAACCCTTTCTGCGCATTGTTCATCAGGAAGAACGCACCAAAAGCAATGAAAGCTAATGCTCCAAGGGCAATGATCTTTCTTTTTCCTAAAAACCGAATGGTACCTACATATTTATCAGTCAGCCGCTCAAAACTGGCATTGAAAGCACTGACAAACCTTTGGGTTAAACTTTTTGTTTTCCCCTTCACTTTCAGGATGATGGTTCTTCAGCAGTAAAGCACATAACGCCGGGCTTAGGGTCAGGGCATTGACAGCTGAAATAAGAATCGCAATGGCAAGTGTATAAGAGAACTGTTTATAAAAAACACCGGCGGGACCTTCCATAAAACCTACGGGAAGAAATACGGCCGACATCACGAGGGTAATCGAAATAATAGCCCCGCTGATTTCACTCATGGCCGAAGCCGTTGCCGTTCTGGCATTCTCACCGGTTTCTTCCATTTTTGCATGGATGGCTTCTACCACAACAATGGCATCATCCACTACAATTCCAATAGCAAGTACCAAGGCAAACAGCGTGAGCACATTGACTGAGAATCCGATCAGGTACATGAAAAAGATGGTCCCGATGATGGATACGGGAACGGCAATAGCCGGAATAATGGTTGACCTGAAATCCTGGAGGAAAACCAATACTACAATGAATACCAATACAAAAGCTTCGATCAGCGTGGACTTCATCTGTGAGATGGACGCATCCAGACGGTCTTTCGTATTCTGGATGATCTCGAACTTGATGCCGTCCGGCACGCCGGCCTGGAATTTTTTCAATGACTCTTCTACTTTGATGGCTATTTCGTTGGCATTGGAACCACTGGCCTGGATGACGGAAAACACCACTGAAGGCTTTCCATCCGTAAAAGTATCGCTGGAATAATTGGACAGCCCGAATTCAATCCTGGCCACATCCGTCAGCCGCAAGACAGAGCCGTCCGTTTTCGAGCGCAAAATGATCTTTTCAAATTCTTCAGGCTTATTCAGTTTTCCTTTGTACCGCAATACATACTGCAGCTGGGCATCCGATTCTTCTCCCAGAGCCCCGGGAGAAGATTCAAAGCTGTAGTTCTGGATCGCCGTTTCCACATCGGAAGGAACGAGGCCGTAAGCGGCCAGTTTCGACGGATTAATCCATACGCGGACGGAATAGTCTTTAGCCCCGTAAAGTGTAACATTTCCTACCCCGGGAATCCTTTTCAGTTCTGGAACCAGGTTAATATTGGCATAATTCTGAAGGAAAGCTTCGTCATACAGTTCCGGTTTCTCACTGTTGATATTCACTACCATCAGGTTGCTGGTCTGCTGCTTGGTCGTAGTCAGCCCCAAACGGATTACCTCTGCAGGAAGCTGGGCATTGACTTGGGCAACACGGTTCTGAACATTGACGGCCGCCTGGTCCGGATTTACCCCTTGCTTAAAAACAATGGTAATAGAAAACCCGCCGTCATTCGAAGCACTGGAAGTCATATACTGCATGTTTTCTACCCCGTTGATGGCCTGCTCCAACGGTGTAATTACAGAGCGGATCACACTTTCTGCATTGGCTCCGGGATAAACACCGGATACAAAAACGGTAGGCGGAGCAATCTCCGGAAATTGCGTCATCGGGATGCGTTGCAGACCTACAACGCCCAGCAGCACAAGTATGATGGAAATGACCGTTGCCAGAACGGGTCTTTTAATAATTTTGTTCAGCATAATTCAGCAGTTTACTTGAAAGCTTTTGGATTGATGACCGAATTTTCAGGAATAGAAGCCAGCTCGTTGGCAATGATGCGGTCTCCGGGTTTAAAGCCGGATCTGAGCAGATAAAAATTACCTGACCGGATATAGTCTTTCAACGCAAGTCTTATCACTTTGTTCTGACGGTTGACCAACCCTATAAATATCTTATCCTGGACTTCATAAGTTGCCAAAAGCGGAATTTTATAAACATTCTGTTCGTTAGTCCTCAGCACGATACGGCCGGTATTTCCGTTACGGAGTAATCCTTCCGGATTCGGGAATGATGCCCGCAGCGACACTGAACCGGTATTCGGATCGAATTGCCCGTCCATCATATCAATTTTTCCGGTATGGGTGTACGGCTTACCGTCAGCAAGCAATAAAGTGATATCCTGAAAACTTTTCAGTTTCTCAATTAAGGTTTTTCCCGGACGGGACGCATTGATGTTCAGGATTTCTTTTTCAGGAAGGGAAAAATACACGTAAATCTCACTGACTTGTGAAAGGGTTGTTAAGGCCTGCGTATCATTAGGGCTTACCAGTGCACCGATCCTGTTGGGGATTCTGCCGATGTAGCCGCTGACAGGTGCTTTAATGACAGAGAAACCTAAATTGAGATCAGCAGATGCAACAAGGGCCTGCTGCTGTTTTACTGCAGCCAGTGCATTTTCATAATTGGTTTTAGCTTTACGATACTGAAAATCTGCCACCACTTTATTTTCACTCAGGACTTTATATTTATCCAGTTCCAGTCTTGCAGAGGCAAGCTGTGATTTTGCCATTCCTAACGCGGCAATAGCCGTATTTTTCTGCTCCTGGTACACATTGGCGTTAATCCTGAACAGAGGCTGCCCGGCTTTTACAAAAGCTCCTTCATCTGCATATATTTTATCGATATACCCACTGATCTGGGGCCGCAGCTGAACATTTTCTTTCCCCTGTATACTGGCCGGAAAAGCCTGCTCTACTACTGCTTCTCCGGGATGCAACATAAGCACTTCTGCCTGTACAGCTTCTGCCTGCATGGCCTGATTGTTCAGGTTTCCATCTTTACAGCTTTGGACCAGTAGTAAAATGACTATACAAAACGCTGTATTCAGGATGCTATAGTTTCTGATGTGCTTCATTTCTGCTTTTCTTGAAATTCAGGACAAAAGTAAACACAGATGTATCCTGCAGTCGTTTTTTGTGCCTGAAGTGTAGAAATTGAGAGGTGAAATGCAGGATGATCGGTTTAAAACTATATAGATTACTCAAAAATAAAAACTGATCATCAGCTTGTCTATCAGCACTTTCAACAAAATCATATCCTGTAAACAAATTTTGATCAAAATTTCATCTTCTATTTCAACTGTATAAGAATATTTTATTACTTTAACCACAAAATAAAACCGCGTTTTAACACGGTAACACAATAAAATTTTTAAGCCATGAAGCCTATAAAACTACTTTTTCTAAGTGCATTGACTGTAATGATCTTTAATTCCTGTGAGCAGATTATTGATAATATGCAGTTAAAGAAGGAACAGGAAGCCCAGACATCCGCTTATATGGGAAGGTGGGTAGGCAACTACAGCGGAGATGAAAGCGGGAGCCTGATCCTTGACATTAAAAAAAGCGGATCCGTAGAAGTGATCCGGTCTTCCAACGGTGTGGAGGATAGGTATTATACAGACATTTTCTCCGGGGCAAGCCTTCAGGTTACTTCATCACCCAAGTCCGGATTTACTCTGTACGGAAATATGGAAACCCACACCGGAACCTGGAAAATGGGGAACAGCAATGGCACGTGGAGTGTTAATAAGCAATAACTGATGGTTGCAGATTTATATAAATTTTAGCCTTAATTCCTTCATAATTAAGCTAATCAATCTTACAATGGCATTAAATAAGCAATTTACATTCAGTGTATGAGCAGCCATGAAAATTTGAAAGCAGACTTTCTCAATTTTGTCTCCTCCCTTTCTCATCTG
This genomic window contains:
- a CDS encoding efflux RND transporter periplasmic adaptor subunit, with translation MKHIRNYSILNTAFCIVILLLVQSCKDGNLNNQAMQAEAVQAEVLMLHPGEAVVEQAFPASIQGKENVQLRPQISGYIDKIYADEGAFVKAGQPLFRINANVYQEQKNTAIAALGMAKSQLASARLELDKYKVLSENKVVADFQYRKAKTNYENALAAVKQQQALVASADLNLGFSVIKAPVSGYIGRIPNRIGALVSPNDTQALTTLSQVSEIYVYFSLPEKEILNINASRPGKTLIEKLKSFQDITLLLADGKPYTHTGKIDMMDGQFDPNTGSVSLRASFPNPEGLLRNGNTGRIVLRTNEQNVYKIPLLATYEVQDKIFIGLVNRQNKVIRLALKDYIRSGNFYLLRSGFKPGDRIIANELASIPENSVINPKAFK